A stretch of Methanobrevibacter sp. YE315 DNA encodes these proteins:
- a CDS encoding respiratory chain complex I subunit 1 family protein codes for MNLMAEILIQVIIAFLAGSLLLGLHRKIMARVQKRPGPPIVQHLLHSLKFFFKETAIPKTVSKVFYIGIVFILALIWIVGVIAGPVAHDSLLILFGVYAVYKIVEHNAGSSSGSPYGKLSCVRAVLSAATELPLFAAIVFVYLVTGSMNINQIIAYQSAHGPLIFTIPLAALMFFMLIITKSPYSPFAITKDKALISGFETEHFGFLRGFMLFSESIAWYVLLWVFLTIFFGPLDAVGYLIGMLAITFITGFINATTPILSPNHSVMTQITIGAICFFGTIIMIFTGVVA; via the coding sequence ATGAATTTAATGGCAGAAATTTTAATTCAAGTAATTATTGCATTTCTAGCAGGAAGTCTTCTTCTAGGTTTGCATAGAAAAATCATGGCTCGTGTTCAGAAACGTCCAGGACCTCCTATTGTCCAGCATTTGCTTCATTCCCTGAAATTTTTCTTTAAGGAAACTGCAATTCCAAAAACAGTTTCAAAAGTGTTTTATATTGGAATCGTGTTTATATTGGCGTTAATCTGGATTGTGGGTGTTATTGCAGGTCCTGTAGCTCATGATTCCTTATTGATATTGTTCGGTGTTTATGCAGTCTATAAAATCGTTGAACATAATGCCGGGTCAAGTTCAGGTTCACCATATGGTAAATTAAGCTGTGTAAGGGCAGTATTGTCTGCGGCAACTGAACTTCCGCTGTTTGCGGCAATAGTATTTGTTTATTTGGTAACAGGATCCATGAACATTAACCAAATCATTGCTTATCAGTCAGCTCATGGTCCTTTGATATTTACAATTCCACTTGCGGCATTGATGTTTTTCATGCTGATTATTACCAAATCCCCATACTCTCCATTTGCAATTACAAAAGACAAGGCTTTGATTTCCGGATTTGAAACAGAGCACTTTGGATTCTTAAGGGGATTCATGCTATTTTCAGAGTCAATTGCATGGTATGTGTTGCTATGGGTATTTTTAACAATATTCTTCGGTCCATTGGATGCCGTTGGATATCTGATTGGTATGCTTGCAATCACATTCATTACAGGATTCATTAATGCTACAACACCAATCTTAAGTCCAAATCATTCAGTAATGACACAAATTACTATCGGAGCAATATGCTTCTTCGGAACAATAATAATGATATTTACAGGAGTGGTAGCATGA
- a CDS encoding EhaG family protein, translated as MVVFVPPHVPAAFLSMYLPAIYAGLIVGFIGTMAIALKREELHILILTDLVGLAMILVVSAVGTDLAEALILPGLVVELAETLAISEILITREMRIIENNPRRNLSKSSSLFPQPFTLNMEILNTAPNFIALVLIGYGIFLTGFTGGAVAGGGIVLYALSKKARGLPVLILDGVAGVSGISWCLWIIGFLLFFVTPQYWLLSLFLAACGLLLKVASKVGLMGLLMREDIDKE; from the coding sequence ATGGTTGTTTTCGTACCTCCTCATGTTCCTGCAGCATTCTTGAGCATGTATTTGCCAGCAATCTATGCAGGATTAATTGTTGGTTTCATTGGAACCATGGCAATAGCGCTTAAAAGAGAAGAGCTACACATTCTTATCTTAACTGATTTGGTTGGCCTTGCAATGATATTGGTAGTGTCTGCTGTTGGAACTGACCTTGCGGAAGCTTTGATTTTGCCGGGTCTGGTAGTTGAACTGGCAGAAACTTTAGCAATCTCTGAAATTTTGATTACAAGGGAAATGCGTATCATTGAGAATAATCCTAGAAGAAACTTATCCAAGTCTTCATCATTATTCCCTCAGCCATTTACCCTAAACATGGAGATTTTAAATACAGCACCTAACTTCATTGCATTGGTTCTGATTGGTTATGGTATATTCCTGACTGGTTTTACTGGTGGTGCAGTAGCTGGTGGAGGAATTGTATTATATGCATTGTCTAAAAAAGCAAGGGGTCTTCCTGTGCTTATTTTGGATGGTGTTGCAGGTGTTTCCGGAATTTCATGGTGTTTATGGATAATCGGTTTCCTATTGTTCTTTGTAACACCTCAATATTGGTTATTAAGTTTATTCTTAGCAGCATGCGGACTATTGTTAAAAGTAGCTTCAAAAGTAGGACTTATGGGACTGCTTATGAGAGAGGACATTGATAAGGAGTAG
- a CDS encoding 4Fe-4S binding protein: MSSLMWYIFDFARKAWADAFADAKTDPEIVEKPERFRDFPKVNKEYCIGCGACTVSCPSPNAIKIVRQKDDETGEGLTYPVITPGACIRCGFCAEVCPTDPKTLECGLNHLILPEFNLIPSKRQYIVDDYLCIKCKKCMKQCPVDAIHLVDGKLVVDQLNCISCGDCLDICPVNGAMKGVFVDNLQDQKDLILLCVNYLEDYINNKEEDLRSLEKNGLLQYDVPLSEIWDDALRIIPDEEIALEIITNAVNRLKIRVIDWDKDRCEKCQLCITDCPTGCISFDEKEDTIVRDRDRCLRCSICYQTCPFSVIKYFIAKFLLDDGENIHVTVKASNLNEDIVE, from the coding sequence ATGTCATCTCTAATGTGGTATATTTTTGATTTTGCAAGAAAGGCTTGGGCGGATGCTTTTGCAGATGCAAAAACCGATCCGGAAATTGTAGAAAAACCGGAAAGATTCAGGGACTTTCCGAAAGTCAACAAGGAATACTGTATAGGATGTGGTGCCTGTACTGTTTCATGTCCATCCCCTAATGCAATCAAAATCGTTAGACAAAAGGATGATGAGACAGGTGAAGGATTGACATATCCTGTCATTACACCTGGCGCCTGTATCCGTTGCGGTTTTTGTGCTGAAGTATGTCCTACTGATCCTAAAACTTTGGAATGTGGTTTAAACCATTTAATTTTGCCTGAATTTAATTTAATTCCATCAAAAAGGCAATATATCGTTGATGATTATTTATGTATTAAATGTAAAAAATGTATGAAGCAATGTCCGGTCGATGCAATACATCTTGTTGACGGCAAGCTTGTCGTAGACCAGCTTAATTGTATTTCCTGCGGGGACTGTCTTGATATCTGCCCTGTAAATGGGGCTATGAAAGGAGTCTTTGTTGATAACCTGCAGGACCAAAAGGATCTGATTCTTTTATGTGTAAACTATTTGGAGGATTACATCAACAATAAGGAAGAAGATTTAAGGTCTTTGGAGAAAAATGGGCTCCTGCAATATGATGTTCCGCTTTCAGAAATATGGGATGATGCATTAAGGATTATTCCTGATGAGGAAATTGCTTTGGAAATAATAACCAATGCAGTAAATAGGCTTAAAATCAGAGTTATCGATTGGGACAAGGACAGATGTGAAAAATGTCAACTCTGTATTACTGACTGTCCTACCGGATGCATTTCATTTGATGAAAAAGAAGATACGATTGTAAGAGATAGAGATAGATGTTTACGCTGCAGTATATGTTATCAGACATGTCCATTTTCAGTGATCAAATATTTCATTGCCAAATTCCTGCTGGATGATGGTGAAAACATTCATGTTACCGTTAAAGCATCTAATTTAAATGAGGATATTGTGGAGTGA
- a CDS encoding energy-converting hydrogenase A subunit I EhaI has product MDSQKSLCIVLLVLSTIAILACLVIDFEAWIVYTVAIFGIPLWVLSLGLLTMAKPRPEDAEERVKEPFTGY; this is encoded by the coding sequence ATGGATAGTCAAAAAAGTTTATGTATTGTATTATTGGTATTGTCAACAATAGCTATTCTTGCTTGTTTGGTTATAGACTTTGAAGCATGGATTGTTTATACTGTAGCTATCTTTGGTATACCGTTATGGGTTTTATCCTTAGGATTGTTAACTATGGCTAAACCAAGGCCTGAAGATGCGGAAGAAAGGGTGAAAGAACCGTTTACTGGATATTAG
- a CDS encoding formylmethanofuran--tetrahydromethanopterin N-formyltransferase: MSYDKVQDTFFEAFEGKYVRALITGPNEKIVRRAAYDSTSTPSAVIGRVEGGVEGFLDESQTPDGRLGAVVQYWLDGDDVEKFAFELSYRLRQDVLVKPFTRIFDYSDKDSDEFIEMMDIVGHCGDGYEWIVEEYGRKMINVPIAVPDFQIEEKFRINDGIMGGNFWYLCSTPEAVLDAGDAIIDAIMDVEGATAPFDICSAASKPETNYPEIGPTTNHFYCPSLKESLGDVSKVPEGVNYIPEVVINAIDEESMNKAVKAGIDAALEFDGVIGISAGNFDGKLGDKNINLLDILK, translated from the coding sequence ATGAGTTATGATAAAGTACAAGACACATTCTTCGAAGCCTTTGAAGGAAAATATGTAAGAGCTTTAATTACAGGACCAAATGAGAAAATTGTAAGAAGAGCAGCTTATGATTCAACTTCAACACCAAGTGCAGTGATAGGCAGAGTTGAAGGTGGTGTAGAAGGATTTTTAGATGAATCTCAAACCCCGGACGGCAGATTAGGCGCCGTTGTTCAATACTGGCTAGACGGGGATGACGTTGAAAAGTTCGCATTTGAACTTTCATATAGGTTAAGACAGGATGTGCTGGTTAAACCGTTTACCCGTATTTTTGATTATTCTGATAAGGACAGTGATGAATTCATTGAAATGATGGATATCGTAGGTCACTGCGGTGATGGATATGAATGGATTGTAGAGGAATACGGAAGAAAAATGATTAATGTTCCAATTGCAGTTCCGGATTTCCAAATCGAAGAAAAATTCAGGATTAATGATGGGATAATGGGAGGTAACTTCTGGTATTTATGTTCCACACCCGAAGCAGTATTGGATGCAGGTGATGCAATTATTGATGCAATAATGGATGTTGAAGGAGCTACAGCACCATTTGATATCTGTTCTGCAGCATCAAAACCAGAAACAAACTATCCTGAAATCGGACCAACAACCAATCATTTTTATTGTCCTTCTTTAAAAGAATCTTTAGGAGATGTTTCTAAAGTTCCTGAAGGAGTTAACTACATTCCTGAAGTTGTGATTAATGCAATTGATGAAGAATCCATGAACAAAGCCGTTAAGGCAGGTATTGATGCCGCTTTGGAATTTGACGGTGTAATCGGAATATCAGCAGGCAATTTTGATGGCAAGCTTGGAGACAAGAATATTAATTTATTAGATATTTTAAAGTAG
- a CDS encoding 4Fe-4S binding protein yields the protein MSVMIDSYTKTPRPLRHVDVDYLIDQTSCMDCKDKPCLNSCPIDAIYIDEEEGFVKIRNTCFGCVLCRNACPHDAISLDVHMAPPIKENVPNINVKLCKACGACVQACKNGSIHIVSDGKEIPHSEIDKDTCVRCGYCFRVCPTDAIKYGELLPKTVKGGKAIIVNQDKCIGCMTCTRVCPSMGAINVARTNKLPYINPGYCARCEECMHSCPSTAIRYSSRKKAYKMYSEIKSFDIVSTIVDHDIKILSLNLISLNKVLEKVGKSTALEFDDQSFENFIEYKVNDLMEKELKISLDTNIEIDNFTKLFGSYLMDRNIEVYDNKCIACGDCLNVCPVGAIQLNGPNPITIKDNCVYCGKCVGQCKFDAIGAYDDYFYSKDTDLYYARSYLHDQRLGDFSLSSTKCQACAICVKNCPVEALTLNDDKIDFDIEKCIYCRQCEAICPLDAIRIVNFR from the coding sequence GTGAGTGTTATGATTGATAGTTATACAAAAACACCAAGACCTTTAAGACATGTTGATGTTGATTATTTAATCGACCAAACAAGCTGTATGGATTGTAAAGACAAGCCTTGTCTTAACTCCTGTCCTATTGATGCAATTTATATTGATGAAGAGGAAGGTTTTGTAAAAATAAGAAATACTTGCTTCGGTTGTGTATTATGCCGTAATGCTTGTCCGCATGATGCCATTTCATTGGATGTGCATATGGCTCCACCAATAAAAGAAAACGTTCCAAATATTAATGTCAAATTATGTAAGGCTTGTGGAGCATGTGTCCAGGCATGTAAAAACGGTTCCATACACATAGTTTCGGATGGAAAGGAAATACCTCATAGTGAAATTGATAAGGATACTTGTGTTCGTTGCGGATACTGTTTCAGAGTATGTCCTACTGACGCTATTAAATACGGTGAATTGCTTCCTAAAACCGTTAAGGGAGGTAAAGCCATTATCGTTAACCAGGATAAATGTATCGGTTGTATGACCTGTACAAGGGTCTGCCCATCGATGGGTGCGATAAATGTTGCAAGAACAAATAAATTGCCTTATATCAATCCTGGCTACTGTGCAAGATGTGAGGAATGTATGCATTCCTGTCCTTCAACAGCAATCAGGTATTCTTCACGTAAAAAAGCTTATAAAATGTATAGTGAGATCAAATCGTTTGATATTGTGTCTACAATTGTTGACCATGACATAAAGATATTGTCATTAAATCTTATCAGTCTAAACAAGGTTTTAGAAAAAGTAGGTAAATCCACAGCATTGGAATTTGATGACCAAAGCTTTGAAAACTTCATTGAGTATAAGGTCAATGATTTGATGGAGAAGGAATTAAAAATCAGTCTAGACACCAATATCGAAATTGATAACTTCACAAAGCTGTTTGGATCATATCTGATGGATAGGAACATTGAAGTCTATGATAACAAATGTATTGCATGCGGTGACTGTTTGAACGTATGTCCTGTTGGTGCAATTCAATTGAACGGCCCTAATCCAATTACCATTAAGGATAATTGTGTATACTGCGGAAAATGTGTAGGGCAATGCAAATTTGATGCAATCGGCGCTTATGATGATTATTTCTACAGCAAAGACACTGATTTGTATTATGCAAGGTCATATTTGCATGACCAAAGGTTAGGTGATTTCTCACTTTCAAGCACCAAATGTCAAGCCTGTGCAATTTGTGTTAAAAATTGTCCTGTCGAGGCATTGACATTGAATGATGATAAGATAGACTTTGACATTGAAAAATGTATTTACTGTAGGCAATGTGAGGCGATTTGTCCTCTTGATGCAATTAGAATTGTTAATTTCAGGTGA
- a CDS encoding DUF1959 family protein — protein sequence MDDDAKLRVMQKRIIKSYAWQRDIIVPLSKDFDCTAEEVEDLFFSLFDLGTLEALHGTLESARDICLYQKFNADLRLCWFIGTLEIVPPEEGKKLKMKLVEEVKKGRPYEEVLKEGQLELYELLKEEAKY from the coding sequence ATGGATGATGATGCTAAATTAAGAGTGATGCAAAAGAGAATAATTAAAAGCTATGCTTGGCAAAGAGACATTATAGTTCCACTTTCCAAGGATTTTGATTGTACTGCTGAAGAGGTAGAAGATTTGTTCTTCTCTCTGTTTGATTTAGGCACACTTGAAGCGTTGCATGGTACATTGGAGTCAGCACGAGACATTTGCCTATATCAGAAGTTCAATGCAGATTTAAGGTTGTGCTGGTTTATCGGCACATTGGAGATAGTGCCTCCTGAAGAGGGTAAAAAATTAAAGATGAAACTAGTTGAAGAAGTTAAAAAAGGCAGGCCTTATGAAGAAGTGCTGAAGGAAGGCCAGTTAGAGTTATATGAATTATTGAAAGAAGAAGCTAAATATTAA
- a CDS encoding NADH-quinone oxidoreductase subunit B family protein, with product MLDAIKDAVRKSSIHVCIVNCGGCNGCDVEVVALLSPRYDLEQYGIYVQNNPREADVLLLTGAVTEQWVDNLKRVYDKAPEPKIVVAVGNCPQSGDVFNQEGGHVHAPASDFIPVDAAIPGCPPRPSEILEAILAVGPQAIADRGREEK from the coding sequence ATGTTAGATGCTATAAAGGACGCTGTGAGGAAGAGCTCAATTCATGTCTGCATTGTAAATTGTGGAGGATGCAACGGTTGTGATGTTGAAGTTGTCGCATTATTGTCTCCGAGATACGATTTAGAGCAGTATGGAATTTACGTTCAGAATAATCCTCGTGAAGCTGATGTCCTATTGTTGACTGGCGCAGTTACTGAACAATGGGTTGACAACTTAAAGAGAGTCTATGATAAGGCTCCTGAACCTAAAATTGTTGTAGCTGTTGGAAACTGCCCGCAATCTGGAGATGTATTCAATCAGGAGGGAGGCCATGTTCATGCCCCTGCTTCTGACTTTATTCCAGTTGATGCGGCCATTCCAGGATGTCCACCTAGACCTAGCGAGATTTTGGAAGCTATTCTAGCTGTGGGTCCACAAGCTATTGCCGATCGTGGGAGGGAAGAGAAATGA
- a CDS encoding energy-converting hydrogenase subunit EhaL family protein, translating into MLDYMIYILVFAVGSILGLLYSYKLHGEPYVAAPEFNIPFAIVAIVGWCLAFCSGNMILSAIGFLLAGFIMGGRPGYGRKETAVGLIIAIIIYFIKIGTMM; encoded by the coding sequence ATGTTAGATTATATGATTTATATACTTGTATTTGCTGTTGGATCCATTTTGGGTTTGCTTTACAGTTATAAATTGCATGGCGAGCCTTATGTTGCAGCACCCGAGTTCAACATTCCGTTTGCAATAGTTGCAATTGTAGGATGGTGTCTTGCATTCTGTTCAGGCAATATGATTTTATCAGCAATCGGTTTTCTCCTTGCAGGGTTTATAATGGGGGGAAGGCCTGGATACGGTAGAAAAGAAACCGCAGTAGGTTTGATAATTGCGATTATTATATATTTTATTAAAATTGGCACTATGATGTGA
- a CDS encoding nickel-dependent hydrogenase large subunit: MIVPIGPIHPALKEPIRLKLQTEGERVVKAEIEFGYVHRGIEKIIEGQTWQKGIYLSERVCGICSYEHTQTFAETIEQISDVDVPLRAQFLRVITNELDRIQSHFLANSTFFKSMDHETLFMHVLELREYAMDAIELLTGNRVNMGWNVVGGVRMDADERHFKPILENLEKIEEGFETTRALFAEGPALALRCKGIGVMTKKEAIKGRAVGPIGRASDVKEDYRIGHYTYDDHFDFKVIRRKEGDNYARTLTRFDEIPESISLIRQAIENIPKGEIRTPADLKSGYAMRRNEAPRGEVTYMIETNGHLIKHISIRTPSISNMDACAKYMIRDVPTVADAVSTYASCDPCVACAERVAITDEHGKTEFKNIHEVI, from the coding sequence ATGATAGTGCCTATTGGTCCAATCCATCCGGCCTTAAAAGAGCCAATCAGACTCAAGCTTCAGACTGAAGGTGAACGTGTTGTTAAAGCAGAGATTGAATTCGGTTATGTTCACAGAGGTATTGAAAAGATAATTGAAGGACAAACTTGGCAGAAAGGAATTTACCTTTCCGAAAGGGTATGTGGTATCTGTTCATATGAGCACACACAGACCTTCGCAGAAACCATTGAACAAATTTCAGATGTTGACGTTCCGCTAAGAGCCCAATTCTTAAGAGTCATTACAAATGAACTTGATAGGATTCAAAGCCATTTCCTAGCCAATTCCACATTTTTCAAATCAATGGACCATGAAACATTATTCATGCATGTTTTGGAATTGAGGGAATACGCAATGGATGCAATCGAATTATTGACAGGAAATAGAGTCAATATGGGTTGGAATGTTGTTGGTGGTGTTAGAATGGATGCCGATGAACGTCACTTCAAGCCGATACTGGAAAACCTTGAAAAAATCGAAGAAGGTTTCGAAACAACCCGTGCACTATTTGCAGAAGGTCCTGCATTGGCATTGAGATGTAAAGGAATAGGTGTAATGACTAAAAAAGAAGCCATCAAAGGCCGGGCTGTCGGTCCTATAGGAAGGGCTTCCGATGTTAAAGAGGATTACAGGATTGGCCATTATACTTATGATGATCATTTTGATTTTAAGGTAATCAGAAGAAAAGAAGGAGACAATTACGCAAGAACATTAACCAGATTTGATGAAATTCCAGAATCAATCAGCTTAATCAGACAAGCTATTGAAAATATACCTAAAGGTGAAATCCGTACTCCCGCTGATTTGAAATCAGGTTATGCAATGCGCAGAAATGAAGCTCCTCGTGGTGAAGTTACCTACATGATTGAAACTAATGGACATTTAATTAAGCATATTTCCATTAGAACACCAAGTATTTCCAATATGGATGCCTGTGCAAAATATATGATTCGTGATGTTCCAACAGTTGCAGATGCAGTTTCAACTTACGCATCCTGTGACCCTTGTGTCGCTTGCGCTGAAAGGGTTGCAATTACTGATGAGCATGGAAAAACAGAATTCAAAAACATTCACGAGGTGATATAA
- a CDS encoding EhaF family protein, with translation MRIGVLWNKLAEPKNIPRLFAFSLGIILIIGLIVPMALNPDQLYVRPAPQEQIDDGLAIAPYDRGGEVLKQPGTINPQYPENAAELGMITGYMSPLAQWVSSISPYFGTSIYSSPGGLIDEILYYTRGFDTILESSILMMSFIIASWLSINYTMNRKNDENEIRKDVKKAITDSTKVANEVKANDVKARSKQLRRDN, from the coding sequence ATGAGAATAGGAGTCTTATGGAACAAACTAGCTGAACCAAAAAATATTCCTCGTCTTTTTGCATTCAGCTTAGGAATCATTTTAATCATAGGCCTAATTGTCCCAATGGCTTTAAACCCAGATCAATTGTATGTTAGACCAGCTCCTCAAGAGCAAATTGATGACGGTTTAGCAATCGCTCCATATGATAGGGGTGGTGAAGTATTAAAACAGCCAGGAACCATTAATCCTCAATATCCTGAGAATGCAGCCGAATTGGGAATGATTACAGGTTATATGTCACCGCTGGCTCAATGGGTGTCATCGATATCACCTTACTTCGGTACTTCAATTTATTCATCTCCTGGCGGTCTTATAGATGAAATATTGTATTATACAAGAGGTTTCGATACAATACTTGAATCTTCAATATTAATGATGTCATTTATCATTGCATCATGGTTGTCTATTAATTATACAATGAATAGAAAAAATGATGAGAATGAGATTAGAAAAGATGTTAAAAAAGCTATAACTGATTCAACCAAGGTGGCTAATGAAGTTAAGGCGAATGATGTTAAAGCAAGATCAAAACAATTAAGGAGGGATAACTGA